The following is a genomic window from Fusarium oxysporum Fo47 chromosome IV, complete sequence.
GCACGAGCAGCCTCATCTGTCCTCGCGGAAACAAGCCGTTCATTGAAACTCATTGGGCGCGTCTctgatgagaaagaagaattGCCGCTCCCTGTAGTTTTCGACCTTGATCTTCGCAAATAGCCCGTTTGCCCAATTTCAGTCGATGTTTGTGAATCCCGGTAGCTGGGCGCACGCTTCAAGGAGATATCCCGAGCCTTAAGGCCCTTATCAATACCCAGCAACACTCTACTTGGCGATGTTTGCACCGAGGGCTCTTGAACCCTCCTGACGGGTGACGCAGGCACTTCCACATGGTTTTGTTGTCGAGCTAGTGGTTCCCGAGTTGGAGTGGTTGCGCGCCTCGATCGACTTGGAACTTGTGTTGATATCACGAGCTCCGAGGTCGTGGCATGTAATTGCTCAACGCTTTCTTCCGACTTTTTCGACTTCGCAGTCTGTAGCTTTTTCAACTTGAGCCGCGCCTGGATCTCTTGAAGCTTCAGCTGCAGGGtttcctcgtcctcatcgtcatcgtcgtttTCAATCTCGGCCATGAGATTCATCGAGGGTAAGTTGCGAGCTCTTTTCGACGGTGAAGGTGAAGGCGATGTCATCATCTGTCGGTATCGCTCTCGTCCACGCGGCGTACTAAGCAGAGCTTCATGCGGAGATCTTGGGGGCCATTGGGCTTCGGTTCCTTGTTttgctggagaagctgtgGCATGGAGGGTCAGTGGATTGTCACATGAAAGAACAGTTCAGCAATTATTGTGGTCTCACCTGGAGCCATGACGATACCTGGGACAGAAAGTAATTTTCAAGCGGGTGGCCCAGAAACCAGTCCCGTCGGTATGCGGCCACTTAGAAGGGTTTGGATATAAGTGTTCGTCCTATAGCATAGAGCATATTCCCAATCGATTAGGGCGGTAGGTATAGCCTTGGGAGGGCGGCAGCCATTCAGCTGGATCGGTCGAGAGTCGTTGGTGAGGGTAAGATGCTGAAGATACGAATTTTTAGTTGTTGATGCAGGGAATGCTTGTTTCAGcggttgaagaagacatcCACACCCAATGCGTCAACCAATACTGGCCGGGCGGGCGCAAAGCTCTTTGCTCTTTGCGCTGGCTAGGTTGGTCTTGGCGCCGGCCACTATACTTGGATATCCACTAACCTAAATACGGTAAGTCTCTCTCATATGTAGCCCCTGCAACCGTCGCGTACAAACGCGTCTCAGCGTGTTTAATTCACTATTACATTGTCTGTAGCATGAGTATCATTTCTTTTAGCTTTTCTACCAGACCACATAATTGTCTTTGGAGAGCATCAACGCATCTGTCTTGGTACATTTTCTCCTTTGGATTCTATAAACGAGTAGCTTTGCGCATATTCATATtcctttttaattattttcCATACAATCTTGCAAtggcaaggacaagatcaacCAAAGCTGCTGCAGCTGATACGAAAGCCTCAGAACCTAAATCTACCTCATCCAAGTTCAGTCTGTCGTCTCGGGTAGAGAACCCCTCGAAAATCTTCATACTTCCCTCAAAAGCGACCCCCGAAGCGCGCATCGTCACTCTTCCCAATCCTAGACATGGTCGACCAGCGAGATACCTCGTGTGTCCAGAGACAGGCATATATGAATTCACCAAAGTTGCGATACCAAACACGACTCCTCGAAGTTGGCTGATCGAGACTTCATCAGACTCTTCTACGGATAGCGTCAAGAAGACTGGAGTATCCATGGGCCAGGATCTCTTTCTAGCGACTTCAATCGACCCCTTATTTCTGGTCCTTCCAGCGTTGACGGAAACCCAGTCAAAGAGCTCAGAAGGAAAGCGGCTGTTTCTTTCCAGTGACGACTACTTTGACAAGCTACCACAAGGGTCGTCACATCTATCTGAAATCGTGCGATGCGACAAGACACGGAAGCTCATCGAGAGCCGAATGGCCGAGGTTTGCGATACTGTTGAAGCAGGAGATGAGAACATGTTCCGAATAAATGAGAGTAAACTCGTCAAGGTCGTCCTAGACAAAGCAAAGAGAATGCGCGAGGGCGGACTTGCTCCAAGCATGGAGGAGAATTTCGTGAAGAAGGCTTTGGAAGCACCTATACTCGTACAGAAGCGAGAAACGACAGAGATTACAACAACAAGGACAGAATCGCAGGCATCTAATTCGGAATCTGCCGATTCCCAATCGACTGCTGCAACGACAGAAACAGAAGTATCTGAAACCTCTACCGCAGCCACCTCTTTGACTGCAGAGACAACCACAGAAAATATTGTCAGTGCTATTGAGGCATCTCCTGAAATAATAAATCTTCAGAGATTACGGATTGCTTTTAATTTCATCTGCTCAGGCTACATTGCCCCATCTCTTACAGCTCAACTAGAGGACATGCTGAAAAGGGAGACTATTGTGGACTTCTCGCCTCTGGACGAGTACCTGGCTAAGCTTAGCAAATTGCGCGCCGAAGCCATGGCTGCTCACTCTATCGACTACTCTCGCAAGCGTGGTttggacgaggaagaggacgaggcttttgtcaagaagagaaagatggaggaggaaaagaaaaagaaatcgCTTGAGAGCAGGGGAGTTCGGGATCTCAGGAAAGTCAACACCAAGGGCATGAAAAAGATGAGTGACTTTttcaagaagaagtaataataagaatatcTATTGGGTATCTGTCATTAAAACGTGAGATGAACCTGTTCTGGCTTATCTAGTCCCCCTCGCTCGGCGCGCACCAAATCCTCGACCAATGTTTGAGGTACCGCGAGTGCTCGGTATGCTCGACGTAGTGCTTTCGGATGTATAGCTAGAGCTAACACTCCTCGTGGTGGCGGCTCGGCCTCGTGCTCTCGTGGTACCCCTGAGCCCTCTAGTTCCTCTGGTTCCTCGTGCAGGTGCAGTTGCGGCCAGCCTTcgtctctcctcttcttcttcccggCGCTGCCGCAACTCCTCGCGCCTTTGTTCCTCTTCGGCAGCTCTTCGCTCAGCAGCCTGCTGTTTCTGAAtggcttcagcctcttgTTCAGCAATATCCTCTGTTGCGCCTTTCCATGCAGGGTTTAGAATTAGTCGCTGGTTATGCTCGGTTTGGGATAGTATCCGTGTCCaggtgttgagaagaacgGAAGCATTATTCACTGTGCTCAATACAGTCTGTAGGTGGTTAGTATATACACACTTGACGATGCAATGAGAAACATACGTTCATATTACTCCCTGCACGTTCCAAGGTTGAGATGACACCCTCAATGGACTCGTTTATGCTCCGAACaccttcaagctctttgcGCAATGCGGCCTCATGGTCGATGGGCTCTGGGCGTTCTTGTGTCGGCGTTTTGGGGGTTTTGGGAGTTCTAGGAGTTCTGGGTCGAGAGGTCGGTgggccatcatcatctccgGGAGACTCCCAGATATTGGATTCTGTATATTCAGTTGTATCGTCAGCCATTATGGCAGACAGCTATGGCATCCAATCCAGTAGAAGCAGGCCCAGCTTGTTGAGAATAGTATCAGTGACCGACTACGTTGGAAGCGCCGGTCTATGGTCGCAGTGAGGTCGTGTGTTTCGAGACGTCCACGTTTCAAATATCGTGTACAAGACGTTGTGGCGTACCTATGCAGGGTCACTGTGCTCCGTAGGCGCTTGCTGAATTGATTGTCATGGGTTGCTATGGAATGGCAGCTTTTGTTTAATTCATGAGGGGCACCGCTATTGTTCCCACCATTGATTTAAACTCATAGCTCGTGGCTGCATATTGATTGGCCGTAATCTGTCGCGTAATAGACGCGTCAGGAGGGGTTGCTGACACGACGGACGCGGTTAGGTTGCAAGTGGAGCTATCTTTTAGTGGGTAAAACCTGGTCGCACAACCAGAGAATAGGGAGGCTGGGAGGCTGGTGCACACTCCAGGGTAGTTTTGTCCCAGCCACTTCTCTCATCTTGATTCT
Proteins encoded in this region:
- a CDS encoding ribonuclease H2, subunit B, which codes for MSIISFSFSTRPHNCLWRASTHLSWYIFSFGFYKRVALRIFIFLFNYFPYNLAMARTRSTKAAAADTKASEPKSTSSKFSLSSRVENPSKIFILPSKATPEARIVTLPNPRHGRPARYLVCPETGIYEFTKVAIPNTTPRSWLIETSSDSSTDSVKKTGVSMGQDLFLATSIDPLFLVLPALTETQSKSSEGKRLFLSSDDYFDKLPQGSSHLSEIVRCDKTRKLIESRMAEVCDTVEAGDENMFRINESKLVKVVLDKAKRMREGGLAPSMEENFVKKALEAPILVQKRETTEITTTRTESQASNSESADSQSTAATTETEVSETSTAATSLTAETTTENIVSAIEASPEIINLQRLRIAFNFICSGYIAPSLTAQLEDMLKRETIVDFSPLDEYLAKLSKLRAEAMAAHSIDYSRKRGLDEEEDEAFVKKRKMEEEKKKKSLESRGVRDLRKVNTKGMKKMSDFFKKK
- a CDS encoding DASH complex subunit Duo1-domain-containing protein, which codes for MADDTTEYTESNIWESPGDDDGPPTSRPRTPRTPKTPKTPTQERPEPIDHEAALRKELEGVRSINESIEGVISTLERAGSNMNTVLSTVNNASVLLNTWTRILSQTEHNQRLILNPAWKGATEDIAEQEAEAIQKQQAAERRAAEEEQRREELRQRREEEEERRRLAATAPARGTRGTRGLRGTTRARGRAATTRSVSSSYTSESTTSSIPSTRGTSNIGRGFGARRARGTR